One Mercurialis annua linkage group LG3, ddMerAnnu1.2, whole genome shotgun sequence DNA window includes the following coding sequences:
- the LOC126675104 gene encoding replication protein A 70 kDa DNA-binding subunit B: protein MAKTVSPDAIATLLANPKPDSISDVPEIILQITNLEPKGKSYGFDANDGKRKIKAIFNSRLSTEIISGNIQNLGLIRILDYTVNEIPSKSENYLIITKCEVVSPALEMEIREAKEEAPIVLKPKHEVVAKSAAQIVYEQRSNMAPTARMAMTRRVHPLVSLNPYQGTWTIKVRVTSKGNMRTYKNARGEGCVFNVELTDDDGTQIQATMFNEAAKKFYEKFQLGKVYYISKGTLKVANKQFRTVQNDYEMTLNENSEVEEASNEAAFIPETKFNFVPVDQLGPYVSTSELVDVIGVVQSVSPTMSIRRKSNNEMIPKRDITIADETKKTVVVSLWNDLATTVGQELLDMADKSPVVAIKSVKVGDFQGVSLSTLGKSILQINPDTPEAKKLRSWYDSEGKETSMASVGAGLSPSTKTGGRSMYSDRVSISHITSNPSLGDDKPAFFSIRAYVSFIKPDQGMWYRACKTCNKKVTESIGGGYWCEGCQKSDAECNLRYILVVKVSDANGEGWISAFNDEAEKIMGCSADELDQLKSQDDGNMYQLKLKEATWNPHLFRVSVSQNEYNNEKRQRITVRAVAPLDFSAESRFLLEEISKIKGSQ, encoded by the exons ATGGCGAAAACAGTGAGCCCAGATGCAATAGCTACACTGCTTGCAAACCCTAAGCCAGATTCAATCTCCGATGTACCCGAAATCATTCTTCAGATCACCAACCTTGAACCGAAAGGCAAATCTTACGG ATTCGATGCGAACGACgggaaaaggaaaataaaagcAATATTCAACTCACGTTTATCAACTGAGATCATCTCCGGGAACATTCAGAATCTGGGTCTTATCCGTATTCTAGATTACACTGTCAATGAAATCCCCAGCAAATCTGAAAA CTATTTAATCATAACGAAATGTGAGGTGGTGTCACCTGCACTTGAAATGGAGATTAGGGAAGCGAAAGAAGAAGCGCCCATAGTGTTGAAACCAAAGCACGAAGTGGTTGCTAAATCGGCTGCTCAGATTGTTTATGAACAGCGTAGCAA TATGGCGCCTACTGCGCGAATGGCGATGACAAGGAGAGTACATCCGCTTGTTTCTTTGAATCCTTATCAAGGAACTTGGACAATTAAGGTTCGTGTAACGAGCAAAGGGAATATGCGTACGTACAAGAATGCGAGAGGTGAAGGATGTGTTTTCAATGTTGAGTTAACTGATGATGAT GGTACTCAAATTCAAGCAACTATGTTTAATGAGGCTGCAAAGAAATTCTACGAGAAGTTTCAATTGGGAAAGGTTTATTATATATCGAAAGGAACTCTTAAAGTTGCTAACAAGCAATTCAGGACTGTGCAGAATGATTATGAAATGACTTTAAATGAGAATTCTGAAGTTGAAGAGGCTAGTAATGAAGCTGCTTTTATCCCggaaacaaaatttaattttgttccGGTTGATCAATTGGGTCCCTATGTTAGTACCAGTGAGCTTGTTG ATGTTATTGGAGTTGTTCAAAGTGTTTCTCCTACAATGAGCATTCGAAGGAAGAGTAACAATGAGATGATTCCAAAGCGTGACATAACTATTGCTGATGAGAC GAAGAAGACAGTTGTGGTTTCACTATGGAATGATCTTGCAACTACTGTGGGGCAGGAGTTACTTGATATGGCTGATAAATCTCCTGTAGTTGCAATCAAATCTGTTAAAGTTGGAGATTTCCAAG GAGTGTCTTTGTCTACATTGGGCAAAAGTATTCTGCAAATTAACCCAGATACCCCAGAAGCAAAGAAACTGAGAAGCTG GTATGATTCTGAAGGTAAAGAAACTTCAATGGCATCTGTTGGTGCTGGATTAAGTCCTTCAACAAAGACTGGAGGAAGGTCTATGTACTCTGACAGAGTCTCCATTTCGCACATAACAAGCAACCCTTCATTGGGTGATGACAAG CCTGCTTTCTTTAGCATTAGAGCATATGTAAGTTTCATCAAGCCTGATCAAGGCATGTGGTACCGAGCATGCAAGACATGTAATAAGAAAGTGACTGAATCTATTGGAGGCGGATACTGGTGTGAAGGATGCCAGAAGAGTGATGCTGAGTGTAATTTAAG GTATATTTTGGTGGTTAAGGTATCAGATGCAAATGGTGAAGGTTGGATATCTGCATTCAATGATGAAGCAGAGAAGATTATGGGTTGCTCAGCTGATGAACTTGATCAACTGAAATCACAG GATGATGGGAATATGTACCAACTGAAACTGAAAGAAGCAACATGGAACCCTCATCTTTTCAGAGTCAGTGTATCACAGAATGAGTATAACAATGAGAAGAGGCAGAGAATAACAGTCAGGGCTGTTGCTCCACTTGATTTTTCTGCTGAATCCAGATTTTTGCTTGAAGAAATTTCCAAGATCAAAGGCTCCCAGTAG
- the LOC126672861 gene encoding vegetative cell wall protein gp1-like: MLTAISLCLNGKALGHSCKRSMLALIIISAGSNLIIVVVAPLVARFLTALSTSTRKSNNRQPIAGPAIDNPSLPSLNPSPPPSNPSMDNPSPPPSNPSIDNPSPPPSNPSIDNPSLPLSNPSIDNPSSPPSPANP; the protein is encoded by the exons ATGTTGACAGCAATAAGCCTTTGCCTTAATGGCAAAGCACTTGGTCATTCTTGTAAGAGGTCAATG CTAGCTTTAATCATAATCTCAGCCGGATCCAACCTCATTATTGTGGTTGTCGCTCCTCTTGTTGCCAGATTTCTCACCGCTCTCAGCACCTCCACCAGAAAATCCAACAATCGGCAACCCATTGCCGGCCCAGCAATCGACAACCCATCGCTGCCGTCGTTGAACCCATCGCCACCGCCGTCGAACCCATCAATGGACAACCCATCGCCGCCGCCGTCGAACCCATCAATCGACAACCCATCGCCGCCGCCGTCGAACCCATCAATCGACAACCCATCGTTGCCGCTGTCGAACCCATCAATCGACAACCCATCGTCGCCGCCATCGCCAGCAAACCCATAG
- the LOC126673807 gene encoding uncharacterized protein LOC126673807, translated as MEEHQTRKRDDLRIEITSPPISHRKTLSSSSSGSSASSLGSPFELDVTKNMRLSPGNDDSSETPLSNGYETAGTETRSSSNNNSPMQSPPKMMTMEPPPPVADSNYRIPSSVFARNKSSAPAEWSTTSNESLFSIHMGNTSFTRDHVNWFGKSGELGLLGDPAMSPMMDFSTNQYLNHPPRPPELGQPGIGNVEAHFGVTESKAAETMREVIKENEADHAHKEKTLAKKNIRSGSFRGSDASGASVTSFAFPILTGDHKTDASPRKQHGMSHQNSQPQTPKVSNDQPKLQAIESGKPTETNPNQRRWYNCFPCCSSCSS; from the exons ATGGAAGAGCATCAGACTAGAAAAAGAGACGATTTAAGAATAGAAATTACCTCGCCGCCGATTTCCCATCGGAAAACATTAAGCTCCTCATCGTCAGGTTCTTCCGCTTCATCATTAGGTTCTCCATTCGAACTGGATGTTACCAAAAACATGCGACTCTCGCCAGGCAACGACGACAGCAGCGAAACGCCGTTATCTAACGGATACGAAACGGCCGGAACCGAAACGCGATCAAGTTCAAACAATAATTCACCTATGCAATCTCCCCCGAAAATGATGACGATGGAGCCACCGCCGCCTGTCGCGGACTCAAATTACAGGATTCCCTCGTCAGTATTTGCCAGAAACAAATCGTCAGCTCCGGCGGAGTGGAGCACCACTTCGAATGAATCTCTGTTCAGTATTCACATGGGGAACACGAGTTTTACTAGAGATCATGTGAACTGGTTTGGCAAATCTGGAGAGCTAGGGTTGCTTGGTGATCCGGCAATGTCTCCGATGATGGATTTTTCGACTAATCAGTATTTGAACCATCCGCCAAGACCGCCGGAGTTAGGGCAACCGGGTATCGGGAATGTTGAAGCGCATTTCGGAGTAACGGAGTCGAAAGCTGCGGAGACAATGAGGGAGGTTATTAAAGAGAATGAAGCTGATCATGCTCATAAAGAAAAGACTCTGGCTAAAAAAAACATTCGCTCCGGGAGCTTTCGTGGTTCGGACGCTAGCGGCGCCAGTGTCACGTCGTTTGCTTTTCCGAT ATTGACAGGAGATCATAAAACGGACGCATCACCTAGAAAGCAACACGGAATGTCGCATCAAAACTCGCAACCGCAGACTCCGAAAGTATCGAACGATCAGCCGAAATTACAAGCAATAGAAAGCGGTAAACCGACGGAGACAAATCCGAATCAAAGGAGATGGTACAATTGTTTCCCATGTTGTTCATCCTGCAGTTCTTGA
- the LOC126673806 gene encoding exocyst complex component EXO70E2, which produces MHNQSIMPAYEAEQHIVAATQHILKVLGASKCVSDDIRSALKELDSHLSSLSIINENNKGSCEFTEIEKRLNSAQRKVMHWNSIPSPIWDSGPVEAAEYLQAVNDILSVIQSLEGLSSSNDRKARDISFQAENFLQIAMLRLEEELCQILVRHKQCLKLQYVSFRSPAQNIMVYDESYVSVEVEDETVDETSHVEDGTVEETSPRDRSNRESIEYTADLVDPRIISDIKSIANVMSASNHVEEFCEAFIGVRREALYEYLSELEIGKFSIEDVLKLEWDRLDSEIKKWMWAMKTIIREYLASEKRLCDQILGDFTLDHTSYCFIEISKDSILCLLNFGQAVAMGPRKPEKLFRLFDMYEVLTKIHLATDALFSEDNSSFIRIEFHELLSRLGDSARETFFKFGDAISSNASVNPLAGGKIHPLIKYVMNFMSLFPLYCDTMNLLLKDQNVDESDVVAVEKDDEQDISSSIFCPMACHLRSITCALEANLVNKANLYKDESLRHIFLINNIHYMVEKVKDSELRLFFGDEWIRKHTAKCQQHATSYVRATWSSIVSILRDNTKASSSAVSTQRDDRKTWTKEKIEKCRRFTSAFEEVYKSQTQWLVLDLRLRDDLQILTLQGIAPAYRNFLGKDSDISNKYVKYSADDLEKMLLDFFAGSPGSLRNSRRR; this is translated from the coding sequence ATGCATAATCAGTCTATCATGCCAGCTTATGAAGCTGAACAACATATCGTTGCTGCAACTCAGCATATTTTGAAGGTATTAGGAGCAAGTAAGTGCGTGAGTGATGATATTCGAAGTGCGCTTAAGGAGCTTGACTCTCATTTGTCTTCATTGAGTATTATAAATGAAAACAACAAGGGATCCTGCGAGTTTACTGAGATTGAGAAACGGCTAAACTCTGCTCAGAGAAAGGTGATGCATTGGAATTCAATTCCATCACCGATATGGGACTCTGGTCCAGTTGAAGCAGCGGAGTATCTGCAAGCTGTCAATGACATTTTATCGGTGATCCAAAGTTTGGAAGGTTTGTCCTCAAGTAATGATCGGAAGGCAAGGGATATTTCTTTCCAAGCTGAGAATTTCCTGCAGATAGCAATGTTAAGGCTCGAGGAAGAGCTCTGCCAAATTCTAGTTCGACATAAGCAGTGTTTGAAGCTGCAGTACGTATCATTTCGTTCTCCAGCACAAAATATTATGGTTTATGACGAGTCATACGTTTCTGTTGAAGTTGAAGATGAAACGGTTGATGAAACATCCCATGTTGAAGATGGAACAGTGGAGGAAACATCCCCGAGAGATAGAAGCAACAGAGAATCCATTGAATATACAGCGGATTTGGTCGATCCGCGTATTATTTCTGACATCAAGTCCATTGCTAATGTCATGTCTGCTAGCAATCATGTTGAGGAATTTTGCGAGGCGTTTATTGGCGTTCGGAGAGAAGCATTGTATGAATATTTGTCGGAACTCGAAATTGGAAAATTCAGCATTGAGGATGTGCTGAAGCTGGAATGGGATAGATTGGACAGTGAAATCAAGAAATGGATGTGGGCTATGAAGACCATCATTAGAGAGTATCTTGCTAGTGAGAAACGGCTGTGTGATCAGATATTGGGAGATTTTACTCTTGATCACACTTCATATTGCTTTATTGAAATCTCAAAAGATTCAATTTTGTGCCTTCTGAATTTCGGACAAGCCGTGGCAATGGGGCCTCGTAAACCAGAGAAGCTGTTTCGCTTATTCGACATGTACGAGGTTCTGACAAAAATTCACCTAGCAACTGATGCTTTATTCTCAGAAGATAATAGTTCATTTATTAGAATTGAGTTCCATGAACTTTTGAGCAGACTGGGTGATTCCGCAAGAGAGACTTTCTTCAAATTCGGAGATGCCATCTCTTCCAATGCATCTGTAAACCCTCTCGCAGGAGGCAAAATTCATCCCCTGATAAAGTATGTCATGAACTTCATGAGCCTATTCCCATTATACTGTGATACTATGAATTTGCTTCTCAAGGACCAAAATGTGGACGAATCAGATGTTGTTGCTGTTGAGAAGGATGACGAACAGGACATCTCTTCATCCATTTTTTGCCCGATGGCTTGCCACCTACGCTCAATTACGTGCGCTTTAGAAGCAAACCTTGTTAACAAAGCAAACTTATACAAGGATGAATCGCTGCGCCATATTTTCTTGATCAACAACATCCATTACATGGTCGAAAAGGTCAAGGACTCGGAACTCAGGCTTTTCTTCGGAGACGAATGGATAAGAAAGCATACCGCGAAGTGCCAACAACATGCTACGAGTTACGTGAGAGCTACTTGGAGTTCAATCGTTTCTATTCTCAGAGACAACACAAAGGCATCGAGTTCAGCTGTTTCGACTCAAAGAGACGACAGAAAGACATGGACAaaggaaaaaattgaaaaatgccGGAGATTCACCTCTGCTTTCGAGGAAGTATATAAAAGCCAGACACAGTGGTTAGTTCTGGATCTTAGGCTTCGGGATGATCTACAAATCTTAACATTACAGGGAATAGCCCCTGCTTATAGAAATTTTCTTGGGAAAGACAGTGATATTAGCAACAAGTATGTGAAGTACAGTGCAGATGATTTGGAGAAGAtgcttttggattttttcgctgGTTCGCCAGGTTCACTGCGTAATTCACGCAGAAGGTAA